The Insulibacter thermoxylanivorax genomic sequence GAAGGGTTTTCTTACAATAAAGGTCCTGTTCTCGCAGTTCTTCTTAATTAACGTAATCCAGAGAGTAAAGGAGAGGAATCAAAGCATGAAGTCCAAACATCCCGGCCGGAAGGCAGCGCTGGCTGCACTGCTGGCCCTCAGTCTCATCATCACAGCTTGTACGGAGAGTACGGCAAGCGATGATTTGGAAACCGCCGAAGCCGTCACACCGGTCAAAGTAGCGGTTGTCGAGCAAGGCACATTGACGATGCGCAATGAGATTATCGGCATCACCAAACCGAACAAATCCGTAGACGTCTACCCGAAGATGGCCGGCGAGCTCGCTGAACTCTATGTCAGCAGAGGCGATTACATCGAAGCCGGCGCGAAGCTTGGCGCGATCGATACAGAGAACTTGCGGGTACAGATCCAACAGGGCGAAGCGGCGCTGGCCCAAGCCCAAACCCAGCTCAAAAATGCCCAGCTCGGCTTAGAACAAGCGAAGAGCAATCATGAACGCAAGATCCTAACCGAGCCTAATGCAGAGACGGATGAAACCAACCATGGTGAAGATGCGAGTGCTGCTTCAGAGAACGGAGCAGCTGCGGAGGAGACGCAAACCGCGGATGTCTCCTCCCATGGCGAAGAATCGCTTGCAGAAGCAGAGGAGCTGCCAGCTGAATCGCAGCCACAGGCGGTGAACCGCGTAGATCTGGAGCTACAGAACATCAAGCTGCAGTTGGAGCAAGCGCGCACCAATCTGGAGCGCATGGAGAATCTGTATGCAGAAGGCCTCATCTCGCAGCAGCAATACGAGCAAGCCGTCAACGCTGTGCGTCAGACGGAGATCGCTTATCAGCAGGTGCTGCTGGCGATGCAGGATGAGAACTCCGCCTTCGCTGTGCAGCAAGCGGAGATCGGCGTAGAACTGGCTCAGATCCAGGTGAATCAGGCGCAGCTCAATCTCAATCAGGCACGCAAGCAATTAGCCGATGCGGCGATCACCGCGCCGA encodes the following:
- a CDS encoding efflux RND transporter periplasmic adaptor subunit; translation: MKSKHPGRKAALAALLALSLIITACTESTASDDLETAEAVTPVKVAVVEQGTLTMRNEIIGITKPNKSVDVYPKMAGELAELYVSRGDYIEAGAKLGAIDTENLRVQIQQGEAALAQAQTQLKNAQLGLEQAKSNHERKILTEPNAETDETNHGEDASAASENGAAAEETQTADVSSHGEESLAEAEELPAESQPQAVNRVDLELQNIKLQLEQARTNLERMENLYAEGLISQQQYEQAVNAVRQTEIAYQQVLLAMQDENSAFAVQQAEIGVELAQIQVNQAQLNLNQARKQLADAAITAPISGQVVAVNADPGELVSMQMPLVTIISTNPIIVTADVNVRQLMLLQGLEEVEVEIPDLGRTYTARVTYLSPIANTGGFYTIEAELENPDDEIRAGMVSKIILDQSLVENSLIVPTTAIIERSDGAIVYVVRDERAVRVNVEILEQQTDKTAVAGELSPGDQVVTTGQMTLSDDQRVRIIDGEAQNH